In one Tessaracoccus palaemonis genomic region, the following are encoded:
- a CDS encoding ABC transporter permease codes for MNRSSVHLTGLLLRGHRWGGEFAVGGLVACVVALLVGVSALTLSGRQSADALLGSYSHRVQDTAPLGDELSKTDVTAVASAVDAAGASNVGIQLVSSSLWPDQLPVTYSNGQVQIVAYFEDLRVSADSQLPGTQPVTSGRAPVSAGEVALSESLAERLGHPDRVSLFGGRVTLNVTGTVSPVYGEHSWRIVAAPGTWSTFPADEIREGYPQADGGLSVLWDGDAGLEAVLQAVATTNPATAGVESMLTGYVSRDGVIASATTPAESLPFFVPGALLVAFASLVVVNLQRTRVLSLRRSLEGVGMSRTQVMGPVLAGLGIRLAVAVIGGGAAGMAVAMLGRWTVLPLLADQPLSPLPAVGRILPALLMVALAVGLATAGARFHVPSRRRRSSLAMALRGVAQTIPWAFLRRAAVVVVLGWSLPSLVMATDLDAAARAAVPFTGGIVMLLPDVLRGCVRGLQVGRVTTLSARRMMEADRARYSWAVIALAVTVAVPTVFATLYATSFRLEEERNTPSIPSGQLWIQGAGLGSPELVERAAAVVAEDPGLARPIVLDAVDGAASAANSAGAFGIWGLHDPGDLTRLLGWPPASAVEEALASGALVTWGDAGRGLVTYGADGLEETAVPTAVIALDSDLGLAVDPAILQMVAGAMLSSAALDLGGTVTTGTDVVFTDVTVEQQQQAVDGVTAAGITAKAVAYTTPPMPLTFPGEWIVALAGLIAAMLVLVWAVLSGQARQLRDYAARMLAVGLEPRWSWGVLAVQSALVLLTGLVGGLVAGLLAIGIFARFAVGGALTLTIPWAFIGGAVAGATLAAVVASVLALRRLRPQAG; via the coding sequence GTGAACCGGTCGTCGGTGCACCTGACCGGCCTGCTCCTGCGGGGGCATCGGTGGGGCGGTGAGTTCGCGGTGGGGGGACTCGTCGCCTGCGTCGTCGCGCTGCTGGTGGGGGTGAGTGCCCTGACGTTGTCGGGCCGGCAGAGCGCGGACGCGCTTCTCGGGAGCTACTCGCACCGCGTCCAGGACACCGCCCCGCTGGGCGACGAGCTGAGCAAGACTGACGTCACGGCCGTGGCGTCGGCCGTCGACGCGGCCGGGGCTTCGAACGTGGGGATTCAGCTGGTGAGCAGTTCGCTGTGGCCCGACCAGCTGCCCGTCACGTACAGCAACGGGCAGGTGCAGATCGTCGCCTACTTCGAGGACCTGCGCGTCAGCGCTGACAGCCAGCTGCCCGGCACTCAGCCGGTGACGTCGGGTCGGGCTCCCGTGTCGGCCGGCGAGGTGGCGCTGTCGGAGTCGCTCGCTGAGCGGTTGGGGCACCCGGACCGCGTCTCGCTCTTCGGCGGGCGGGTGACTCTCAACGTCACAGGCACGGTGTCCCCGGTGTACGGCGAGCACTCGTGGCGGATCGTGGCGGCGCCCGGAACCTGGTCCACCTTCCCCGCCGACGAGATCCGAGAGGGCTACCCGCAGGCCGACGGTGGCCTGTCGGTGCTGTGGGACGGGGACGCTGGCCTGGAGGCGGTCCTCCAGGCCGTCGCCACCACGAATCCCGCCACGGCGGGAGTCGAGTCGATGCTCACGGGATACGTCTCCCGAGACGGGGTGATCGCGAGCGCCACCACGCCCGCAGAGTCCCTCCCGTTCTTTGTGCCGGGCGCGCTGCTGGTCGCCTTCGCCAGCCTCGTCGTCGTGAACCTTCAGAGGACTCGGGTCCTCTCCCTGCGCAGAAGCCTGGAAGGCGTCGGCATGAGCAGGACCCAGGTGATGGGGCCGGTCCTGGCCGGGTTGGGGATCAGGTTGGCCGTGGCGGTCATCGGCGGCGGGGCTGCGGGGATGGCGGTCGCGATGCTGGGGAGGTGGACTGTGCTCCCGCTCCTCGCCGACCAGCCGCTGTCGCCCCTGCCGGCCGTCGGACGGATCCTGCCCGCGTTGCTCATGGTGGCTCTGGCGGTGGGGTTGGCCACCGCGGGTGCGCGCTTCCACGTCCCCTCCCGGCGTCGTCGTTCGTCCTTAGCCATGGCGCTTCGCGGGGTTGCCCAGACGATTCCGTGGGCCTTCCTGCGGCGCGCGGCGGTTGTGGTGGTGCTGGGCTGGTCTCTGCCGTCGCTGGTCATGGCGACGGACCTGGACGCCGCCGCCCGTGCGGCCGTGCCGTTCACTGGCGGGATCGTGATGCTGCTGCCCGACGTCCTGCGGGGTTGCGTCCGTGGGCTTCAGGTGGGCCGGGTGACGACACTGTCGGCCCGCCGGATGATGGAGGCGGACCGGGCCCGCTATTCGTGGGCGGTCATCGCGCTCGCCGTGACCGTGGCAGTTCCGACGGTCTTCGCCACGCTCTACGCGACGTCATTCCGCCTGGAGGAGGAGCGCAACACCCCGAGCATCCCGAGTGGCCAGCTGTGGATCCAGGGGGCGGGGCTGGGTTCGCCGGAGCTGGTGGAGCGGGCCGCAGCGGTTGTCGCGGAGGACCCCGGCCTCGCCCGCCCCATCGTGCTTGACGCCGTCGACGGCGCGGCATCGGCAGCCAACTCTGCGGGCGCCTTCGGGATCTGGGGGCTGCACGATCCCGGCGACCTGACCCGACTGCTCGGATGGCCACCCGCCAGCGCCGTCGAGGAGGCGCTGGCGAGTGGTGCCCTGGTGACCTGGGGCGATGCCGGCCGCGGCCTGGTCACCTACGGCGCGGACGGCCTCGAGGAGACCGCGGTGCCCACCGCAGTGATCGCGCTCGACTCGGACCTCGGCCTCGCCGTCGACCCCGCCATCCTGCAGATGGTGGCCGGCGCCATGCTCAGCAGCGCCGCCCTGGACCTCGGGGGCACCGTCACGACGGGCACCGATGTGGTCTTCACTGACGTCACCGTCGAACAGCAGCAGCAGGCGGTCGACGGGGTCACGGCCGCGGGCATCACCGCGAAGGCAGTGGCGTACACCACGCCGCCGATGCCACTGACCTTCCCCGGCGAGTGGATAGTCGCGTTGGCCGGACTCATTGCGGCCATGCTCGTGCTCGTGTGGGCGGTGCTGTCCGGCCAGGCCAGACAGTTGCGGGACTATGCCGCGCGGATGCTGGCCGTCGGACTGGAGCCGCGGTGGTCGTGGGGCGTGCTCGCTGTCCAGAGTGCGCTGGTGCTCCTGACCGGCCTCGTCGGTGGGCTCGTGGCCGGGCTGCTCGCGATAGGGATCTTCGCTCGCTTTGCCGTGGGCGGAGCGCTGACACTCACGATCCCGTGGGCGTTCATCGGTGGGGCGGTGGCAGGTGCCACCCTGGCCGCCGTCGTCGCGTCGGTGCTTGCGCTGCGTCGACTCCGACCTCAGGCGGGGTAG
- a CDS encoding lipid II:glycine glycyltransferase FemX, whose protein sequence is MSIEVRTITAEQHLAFINERGSASFLQTPAWADVKSEWRGESIGFFDGATLTGVGLVLYRQLPKLKRYLAYLPEGPVLDWSRTDVADHLKALATHARRSKAFAVRIGPWLTHRRWLPDTIKTAIADENVTALSQVTPDQTTLVGTRLRNTLLHGGWVTNESAHGFAAGQPMFNFQLPLRHADGTQKTEAELLSSMNQLWRRNIKKAAKLGVTVTRGTRADLARFHEIYLETAARDGFTGRSLAYFEKMWDALNAEDPDRMRVYLSEHEGDLVAATTMVRVGEHAWYSYGASTTAKREVRGSNAIQWQMIRDANEAGCAVYDLRGITEGVGADDPEIGLIQFKVGTGGEAVAYIGEWDLAINKVLYKAFDLYLKRR, encoded by the coding sequence GTGAGCATCGAGGTACGCACCATCACGGCCGAGCAGCACCTGGCCTTCATCAACGAGCGCGGCTCCGCGTCGTTCCTGCAGACCCCCGCGTGGGCGGACGTGAAGTCCGAGTGGCGCGGCGAGTCCATCGGGTTCTTCGACGGGGCGACGCTGACCGGGGTCGGGCTGGTCCTCTACCGGCAGCTGCCGAAGCTGAAGCGCTACCTCGCCTACCTCCCCGAGGGCCCGGTGCTCGACTGGTCGCGCACGGACGTCGCCGACCACCTGAAGGCCCTCGCGACGCACGCCAGGCGCTCCAAGGCCTTCGCGGTGCGGATCGGCCCCTGGCTGACGCACCGTCGCTGGCTGCCCGACACCATCAAGACCGCCATCGCCGACGAGAACGTCACCGCGCTCTCGCAGGTCACCCCCGACCAGACGACGCTCGTCGGCACGCGCCTGCGCAACACGCTCCTGCACGGCGGCTGGGTGACCAACGAGTCGGCGCACGGCTTCGCGGCCGGGCAGCCGATGTTCAACTTCCAGCTCCCGCTGCGCCACGCCGACGGCACGCAGAAGACCGAGGCCGAGCTGCTCTCCAGCATGAACCAGCTGTGGCGGCGCAACATCAAGAAGGCAGCGAAGCTGGGCGTCACCGTGACGCGGGGCACGCGCGCCGACCTCGCCCGCTTCCACGAGATCTACCTGGAGACGGCGGCCCGCGACGGGTTCACCGGCCGCTCGCTGGCCTACTTCGAGAAGATGTGGGACGCGCTGAACGCCGAGGATCCCGACCGCATGCGCGTCTACCTGTCCGAGCACGAGGGCGACCTCGTCGCCGCGACGACGATGGTCCGCGTCGGCGAGCACGCCTGGTACTCCTACGGCGCCTCCACCACCGCCAAGCGCGAGGTGCGCGGCTCGAACGCCATCCAGTGGCAGATGATCCGCGACGCGAACGAGGCCGGCTGCGCCGTCTACGACCTGCGCGGCATCACCGAGGGCGTCGGCGCCGACGACCCGGAGATCGGGCTCATCCAGTTCAAGGTGGGCACGGGCGGCGAGGCCGTCGCCTACATCGGCGAGTGGGACCTTGCGATCAACAAGGTCCTCTACAAGGCCTTCGACCTCTACCTGAAGCGGCGGTGA
- a CDS encoding alanine racemase has product MSLVLTIDRARWAAHQRALLAEAPGLVPVAKGNGYGFGLETLAAQASELGVEVIAVGIAQEVAAVRAGGFEGDVVVLNPWRPFDAVATALLDDPRVVTTVSRVEDVRALAASHPGARVIVEIITSMRRHGLSPASLTAADLAGLTLEGWAVHLPASGSLDEARRLTREGIAVAKAPVWVSHLSVADYRTLAGELDVAAHMRVGTRLWLGAKDAYRTTATVLDVHPVGKGTRLGYHQVAAPRAGFIVIVSGGTAHGVAMAAPVHQRTVKQRLVTISTGVLDAMERTLSPFSIGGRKRDFAEPPHMHSSMIFVPGDASPVQVGDEVPVTTRMTTVTCDEVRWV; this is encoded by the coding sequence GTGTCGCTGGTCCTGACGATCGACCGCGCCCGCTGGGCCGCGCACCAGCGCGCGCTGCTCGCCGAGGCCCCCGGCCTCGTGCCGGTGGCCAAGGGCAACGGCTACGGCTTCGGCCTGGAGACCCTGGCGGCGCAGGCATCCGAGCTGGGCGTCGAGGTCATCGCCGTCGGCATCGCACAGGAGGTCGCGGCCGTGCGTGCCGGCGGATTCGAGGGCGACGTCGTCGTCCTCAACCCCTGGCGCCCGTTCGACGCCGTCGCGACCGCCCTGCTCGACGACCCGCGCGTCGTCACGACCGTCTCGCGCGTCGAGGACGTGCGCGCGCTGGCCGCGTCGCACCCCGGTGCCCGCGTGATCGTCGAGATCATCACCTCGATGCGGCGCCACGGGCTCAGCCCCGCCTCGCTCACCGCCGCCGACCTCGCCGGCCTCACGCTCGAGGGCTGGGCCGTGCACCTGCCGGCCTCCGGCTCCCTCGATGAGGCGCGCCGCCTCACCCGCGAGGGCATCGCCGTCGCGAAGGCACCCGTCTGGGTGTCGCACCTGAGCGTCGCGGACTACCGCACCCTGGCCGGAGAGCTGGACGTCGCGGCCCACATGCGCGTCGGCACCCGGCTCTGGCTGGGCGCGAAGGACGCGTACCGCACCACCGCAACCGTCCTCGACGTGCACCCCGTCGGGAAGGGGACGCGGCTGGGCTACCACCAGGTCGCGGCCCCCCGAGCCGGCTTCATCGTCATCGTCTCCGGCGGCACCGCCCACGGCGTCGCGATGGCCGCCCCCGTGCACCAGCGCACCGTCAAGCAGCGCCTCGTCACCATCTCGACGGGCGTGCTCGACGCTATGGAGCGCACCCTGTCGCCGTTCAGCATCGGCGGCCGGAAGCGCGACTTCGCCGAGCCCCCGCACATGCACTCGTCGATGATCTTCGTGCCGGGCGACGCGTCCCCGGTCCAGGTCGGCGACGAGGTGCCCGTCACGACGCGCATGACGACCGTCACCTGCGACGAGGTTCGCTGGGTCTGA
- a CDS encoding AAA family ATPase, protein MAVITISRQLGSHGARIARGLARELGWKLADKATINAVIEQYGLIHLDEIYGDEAPSFWDLYTQDSVWTIEWMNKTIKTIGKQGDVVILGRGGFVVLGDYADSFDVFVKAPDSVRARRIGKRDGISDEEALAKIEKDDKTRRRFTKRVYSADWADEANFDLVVDTGELSDEKAIELIITAYNEHLANLPEGPKLSEIKVDEILDEAVKIELKG, encoded by the coding sequence ATGGCAGTCATCACGATTTCCCGGCAGCTCGGCAGTCACGGCGCCCGGATCGCCCGCGGGCTGGCCCGCGAGCTCGGCTGGAAGCTCGCCGATAAGGCGACGATCAACGCCGTGATCGAACAGTACGGACTCATCCACCTCGACGAGATCTACGGCGACGAGGCCCCGTCGTTCTGGGACCTCTACACGCAGGACAGCGTGTGGACCATCGAGTGGATGAACAAGACGATCAAGACCATCGGCAAGCAGGGCGACGTCGTCATCCTCGGCCGCGGCGGCTTCGTCGTCCTCGGCGACTACGCCGATTCCTTCGACGTGTTCGTCAAGGCCCCCGACAGCGTCCGGGCCCGTCGCATCGGCAAGCGCGACGGCATCTCCGACGAGGAGGCCCTGGCCAAGATCGAGAAGGACGACAAGACGCGACGCAGGTTCACCAAGCGCGTCTACTCCGCCGACTGGGCCGACGAGGCCAACTTCGACCTGGTCGTCGACACGGGCGAACTGTCAGACGAGAAGGCGATCGAGCTGATCATCACCGCCTACAACGAGCACCTGGCCAACCTGCCCGAGGGCCCGAAGCTGTCGGAGATCAAGGTCGACGAGATCCTCGACGAGGCGGTCAAGATCGAGCTGAAGGGCTGA
- the relB gene encoding type II toxin-antitoxin system RelB family antitoxin has product MSTSVLSIRVDADIKERLDALSRATGRPAAFYVRQALLERLDDLEWAYDVARRAEAIRAGDDATAPLDALARDLGFEPDGLKEEAHSGNLDTDR; this is encoded by the coding sequence ATGTCTACAAGTGTTCTCAGCATCCGTGTCGACGCCGACATCAAGGAGCGGCTGGACGCCCTGAGCAGGGCAACGGGCAGGCCCGCCGCGTTCTATGTTCGCCAAGCACTCCTCGAGAGGCTCGACGATCTGGAGTGGGCGTACGACGTGGCACGGCGGGCTGAGGCGATCCGTGCGGGCGACGATGCGACCGCCCCGCTCGATGCGCTCGCTCGGGACCTGGGGTTCGAGCCGGACGGGCTGAAGGAAGAAGCCCACAGCGGGAACCTCGACACTGACCGTTGA
- a CDS encoding type II toxin-antitoxin system RelE family toxin — MDWSIQTSTRFDKAIRKLDRPMARRVLVAVYALAELDEPQRRCKALTGPLAGLWRLRIGDYRVILDIRRGELVLIALDLDHRSAIYE, encoded by the coding sequence ATGGACTGGTCGATTCAGACATCCACCCGGTTCGACAAGGCCATCAGGAAGCTCGACCGCCCCATGGCGCGACGCGTGCTGGTCGCTGTCTACGCGCTGGCCGAACTTGATGAGCCGCAACGACGGTGTAAGGCCCTGACCGGCCCGCTGGCTGGGCTCTGGCGCCTCCGCATCGGCGATTACCGGGTCATTCTCGACATCCGCCGGGGGGAACTGGTTCTCATCGCTCTCGACCTGGACCATCGCAGCGCGATCTACGAGTGA
- a CDS encoding M23 family metallopeptidase, translating to MIRNRVQPRHALDYTPAAPPRRLGRIVVGLAATAVGLSGVAVASASTTTASASLGVSSSTATASATRSAGTTSRSEQREALTPAASASPSASATASDADAEAATDAASAADAGATAEATESTEVSSISDVAALKAAEEAAAAKAAAEKLAAEKKAAAEKKAAEEKAAAKKKAAAKKAAAEKAAEEAASRVSLPVPSGSYRISATFGQTGSWSSYHTGLDFAASVGTEIDAIVAGTVVSDTVDSWAGTHVVIQAADGSYTLYCHMSSKNVEVGDTVSAGDKIGEVGETGRAFGAHLHLEYYTADQTPGDIYNASDPGKYLAGLGLDY from the coding sequence GTGATCCGCAACCGCGTCCAGCCCCGGCACGCACTCGACTACACCCCCGCCGCACCCCCGCGGCGACTCGGCCGCATCGTGGTCGGCCTGGCGGCCACCGCCGTCGGCCTGAGCGGTGTGGCCGTGGCCAGCGCGTCGACCACGACCGCCAGCGCCTCCCTCGGTGTGTCGAGCAGCACCGCCACGGCATCGGCGACCCGGAGCGCCGGCACCACCAGCCGCAGCGAGCAGCGCGAGGCCCTCACTCCGGCCGCATCCGCATCGCCGTCGGCCAGCGCGACGGCCTCGGATGCGGACGCCGAGGCCGCGACCGACGCCGCCTCTGCCGCGGACGCCGGTGCCACGGCAGAGGCGACCGAGAGCACCGAGGTCTCCAGCATCTCCGACGTCGCCGCGCTCAAGGCCGCGGAGGAGGCGGCCGCAGCCAAGGCCGCCGCCGAGAAGCTCGCCGCGGAGAAGAAGGCAGCAGCCGAGAAGAAGGCGGCGGAGGAGAAGGCCGCGGCCAAGAAGAAGGCGGCAGCCAAGAAGGCCGCGGCCGAGAAGGCCGCCGAGGAGGCGGCCTCCCGGGTCTCCCTCCCGGTCCCCTCGGGCAGCTACCGCATCAGCGCGACGTTCGGCCAGACCGGCTCGTGGTCGAGCTACCACACCGGCCTCGACTTCGCCGCCAGCGTCGGCACCGAGATCGACGCGATCGTCGCCGGCACCGTGGTGTCGGACACCGTGGATAGCTGGGCCGGCACGCATGTCGTGATCCAGGCCGCCGACGGTAGCTACACGCTCTACTGCCACATGAGCTCGAAGAACGTGGAGGTCGGCGACACGGTCTCCGCCGGCGACAAGATCGGCGAGGTCGGGGAGACCGGCCGTGCTTTCGGGGCGCACCTGCACCTCGAGTACTACACGGCCGACCAGACCCCCGGCGACATCTACAACGCGTCAGACCCGGGCAAGTACCTCGCGGGTCTCGGCCTCGACTACTGA
- a CDS encoding glycosyltransferase 87 family protein translates to MHNDDAAPAPWLTSAARHPVFRVLAVIGLAVTIFLLCYGVPGTDYFWPEYRGARIYQAHIDLEVYRLGAEQLLSGADLYGRLPDTWMGVNLPFTYPPIAAALFVPLALLPLPVASLLHTIFTLLAAVLVVVVVLRELTRTSWADAMWLGFALSSMLLWVGPVRETVGFGQVNTILMALVVVDIIVGRGKKWQGCLIGLAMAIKLTPAVFLAYFLMRRDWRALITGVVSAIAYTAIGFLINWRDSVTYWTETLRAADRIGNLAFVSNQSLNGLVRRLVLDDRAASIIWFLLCAVIGLSLLWLMTRLFRQGADAAAMCVMGVYALLASPVSWSHHWVWCIPMLMVLVWLAFHGTETTRWFAAAAAVLGCWVFFSRVIWEQPITQEDVAPWNVAQQFFGNAQTLWGLLFLSVLAIEVWSRRSAPVGSDA, encoded by the coding sequence ATGCACAACGACGACGCGGCCCCCGCGCCCTGGCTGACCAGCGCCGCCCGGCACCCCGTCTTCCGGGTGCTGGCCGTCATCGGGCTCGCCGTCACGATCTTCCTGCTCTGCTATGGCGTGCCCGGCACCGACTACTTCTGGCCCGAGTACCGCGGGGCGCGGATCTACCAGGCACACATCGACCTCGAGGTCTACCGCCTGGGCGCCGAGCAGCTGCTGAGCGGGGCGGACCTGTACGGGCGGCTGCCCGACACCTGGATGGGGGTGAACCTGCCGTTCACCTACCCGCCCATCGCCGCCGCACTGTTCGTGCCCCTCGCGCTGCTGCCGCTGCCCGTCGCGTCGCTGCTGCACACGATCTTCACGCTGCTGGCCGCCGTTCTGGTGGTCGTCGTCGTGCTGCGCGAGCTGACGCGGACGTCCTGGGCCGACGCGATGTGGCTCGGCTTCGCACTCAGCTCCATGCTGCTGTGGGTCGGCCCGGTGCGCGAGACGGTCGGCTTCGGACAGGTCAACACGATCCTGATGGCGCTGGTCGTCGTCGACATCATCGTCGGGCGCGGGAAGAAATGGCAGGGCTGCCTCATCGGCCTGGCGATGGCGATCAAGCTGACGCCGGCCGTGTTCCTCGCCTACTTCCTCATGCGGAGGGACTGGCGCGCGCTGATCACCGGCGTGGTGTCCGCGATCGCCTACACCGCCATCGGCTTCCTCATCAACTGGCGCGACTCCGTCACTTACTGGACCGAGACGCTGCGCGCCGCCGACCGCATCGGCAACCTCGCCTTCGTCTCCAACCAGTCCCTCAACGGGCTGGTGCGGCGCCTCGTGCTCGACGACCGCGCGGCAAGCATCATCTGGTTCCTGCTCTGCGCCGTCATCGGGCTGAGCCTGCTGTGGCTGATGACGCGGCTGTTCCGCCAGGGCGCCGACGCGGCCGCCATGTGCGTGATGGGCGTGTACGCGCTGCTCGCGTCGCCCGTGTCGTGGTCGCACCACTGGGTGTGGTGCATCCCGATGCTGATGGTGCTCGTCTGGCTGGCCTTCCACGGGACGGAGACGACGCGGTGGTTCGCGGCTGCGGCCGCAGTGCTCGGCTGCTGGGTGTTCTTCTCGCGCGTGATCTGGGAGCAGCCGATCACGCAGGAGGACGTCGCCCCATGGAACGTGGCGCAGCAGTTCTTCGGCAACGCCCAGACCCTGTGGGGGCTGCTGTTCCTCTCGGTGCTGGCCATCGAGGTGTGGTCGCGGCGGAGCGCCCCGGTAGGCTCTGACGCATGA
- a CDS encoding FKBP-type peptidyl-prolyl cis-trans isomerase — protein MNEKPEIDFPGGEAPADLVITDIVEGDGAEAKAGDVAHVHYVGVAFSTGEEFDSSWNRGAPLSFPLGHGHVISGWDQGIQGMKIGGRRQLVIPSHLAYGERGAGGVIAPGETLIFVCDLVGLN, from the coding sequence ATGAACGAGAAGCCCGAGATCGACTTCCCCGGCGGCGAAGCCCCGGCCGATCTCGTCATCACCGACATCGTCGAGGGCGACGGCGCCGAGGCCAAGGCCGGCGACGTCGCGCACGTGCACTACGTCGGCGTCGCCTTCAGCACCGGCGAGGAGTTCGACTCCTCCTGGAACCGCGGCGCGCCACTGTCGTTCCCGCTGGGTCACGGCCACGTCATCAGCGGCTGGGACCAGGGCATCCAGGGCATGAAGATCGGCGGACGTCGCCAGCTCGTCATCCCCAGCCACCTCGCCTACGGCGAGCGTGGCGCCGGCGGCGTCATCGCCCCCGGGGAGACGCTGATCTTCGTCTGCGACCTCGTCGGCCTCAACTGA